In the genome of Acidobacteriota bacterium, the window GGATCCGGTTCAGGCGCCAAGCCGGAACCGCTCGTGGAGCACGCACGCGCTCATCAGGATCATCAGCACCTGATCGACGGCGACGCGCGATCCCTCGTCCATCGCCTCGAGATCGTCGAGGAGGGCGACGACCTTCGTCCTGTCGAAGAAGGGAATCGAGGCGAGGACCTTTCCGCGGAGCATGTCCTGCATCAGCACGTTGAGCTTGCGCGACGGGTTGAGCGTCGCCGGAGGGGAGAGGAACGGGTGCTTCTGCCGGTTGTAGACCGTGTCCGTGATCACGGGGCGGGCCGCCTCCCTGAGGACGAACTTCTCGGTCATGCCGCGGATCTTCATCGCGACGGGCTGGCTGCGGATCACCTCGACGAGGTGGTGATCGAGAAACGGGACGCGCCCCTCGATCGAGTGCCCCATCTCCATCCGGTCGCCGAGGACGCAGAGGATGTACGACGGCAGGGCGGTCTTCGACCAGAGGTAGAGCGACTGGTGGACCGGGTCGCGGCCCCGGAGCTGCCCCCTCACGTCGATGTCGTCGAAGAGGGAGCGGAACCCCTCGCGCCCGTGAAACGCCGCCAGGTACTCGGGGGCGAGAAGGGCCTGCATCTTCCGGGAGCGGGCCGAGAAGGTCTCGATCCACGAGGGGACGTAGCCGAGGAGTCGCTGCACCCCGGTGAGCGATCCCGTCTCGCCGTGCGGCAGGAGGAGACCCCTCGACACGGGGTTCGCCGTCTCGAGATCGTGGAGGAGCCCGCGCACCGTCGCCGGGTCCTGCCCCTGCGAGTTGTGCAGGAGCATGTCGCGGCGGAAGTGCGCGTAGCCGCCGAGGATCTCGTCCGATCCCTCTCCCGTCAGGACGACCTTGTACCCGGCGTCGCGCACGGCGCGGCTCAGCAGGTACTTCGCGACGCCGTGTGCGTTGACGCAGAAAGTCTCCGACTGGAAGGTGGCGTCGGCGAAGCTGTCGGCGAGATCGTCCTGGCGTATCGCGATCGGATGGAATATCGCCCCCGCCCTCTCCGCCATCTCGCGCGCGATCGCCTCCTCGTCGTAGTCCGCGCGATCGAAGGTCAGCGTGAAGGCGCGGATCGGCTCCGCGTGGTGCCGCGCCGCGAGGCCGAGCACGGAAGCCGAGTCGAGGCCGCCGCTCAGGTAGCAGCC includes:
- the asnB gene encoding asparagine synthase (glutamine-hydrolyzing); this translates as MCGIVGIFSHDSPVDPAALSRATQALHHRGPDGQRHFISPDGRAALGHARLSIIDLRTGDQPIANEEGTAHIVVNGEFYGYEKIQRELTEHGHRLRTRSDSEIALHLYEDLGAQCLHRLRGEFAFILWDESSRTVFAARDRFGIKPLFFARHEGKLYFASEVKALFAAGIPARWDAESLYNSVDLGGHQARTLYEGVYQVPAGHYALVSGSGRMQLYRYWDFDFPTADRAVADRPDREYAEEFRAALDESVKIRLRADVPVGCYLSGGLDSASVLGLAARHHAEPIRAFTLTFDRADYDEEAIAREMAERAGAIFHPIAIRQDDLADSFADATFQSETFCVNAHGVAKYLLSRAVRDAGYKVVLTGEGSDEILGGYAHFRRDMLLHNSQGQDPATVRGLLHDLETANPVSRGLLLPHGETGSLTGVQRLLGYVPSWIETFSARSRKMQALLAPEYLAAFHGREGFRSLFDDIDVRGQLRGRDPVHQSLYLWSKTALPSYILCVLGDRMEMGHSIEGRVPFLDHHLVEVIRSQPVAMKIRGMTEKFVLREAARPVITDTVYNRQKHPFLSPPATLNPSRKLNVLMQDMLRGKVLASIPFFDRTKVVALLDDLEAMDEGSRVAVDQVLMILMSACVLHERFRLGA